In the Mytilus trossulus isolate FHL-02 chromosome 1, PNRI_Mtr1.1.1.hap1, whole genome shotgun sequence genome, one interval contains:
- the LOC134726198 gene encoding protein HEXIM1-like — MKNMHPCLSYDNIEETKMDISNISQQEFSETQVCETICRRKTRRGKKKNRNVSRLENGGCCQENEIDSCNQCSTLMEECDYIHEKMIRKSGRRRTGRLLRPRYSPKAPRNYTSFIMDDHLENAYGYLDYKSPESNFDQRVDEGWSVSPDYFSRLGSSDNVEFCDEDIENENLDCVKTLDFIKNDFEFTYNSSRTEELSKLTKDDLIVAICKMEDRAEQLSKNLDNVELQDKSPNLSMKRNIRNLQYENKKLQIENEALKAVLCPQQSDL, encoded by the coding sequence atgaaaaatatGCATCCGTGTTTATCATATGATAATATTGAAGAAACTAAAATGGATATATCTAATATTTCACAACAGGAATTTTCAGAAACACAAGTTTGTGAGACCATCTGTCGTCGGAAAACCAGGCGcggtaaaaagaaaaacagaaacgTGTCGAGACTAGAAAATGGTGGGTGTTGTCAGGAAAATGAGATAGACTCGTGTAATCAGTGCTCAACTTTGATGGAAGAATGTGAttatattcatgaaaaaatGATCAGGAAGTCTGGAAGAAGAAGAACCGGAAGACTTCTGAGGCCAAGATACAGTCCCAAAGCTCCACGCAATTACACATCCTTTATTATGGACGATCATTTAGAAAACGCATACGGTTATCTTGATTATAAATCCCCAGAGTCAAATTTCGACCAGAGAGTCGATGAGGGTTGGTCAGTTTCTCCTGATTATTTTTCAAGACTTGGTAGTTCAGATAATGTAGAATTTTGTGATGAGGATATTGAAAATGAGAATTTAGATTGTGTAAAAACattagatttcataaaaaatgattttgaattcACATATAATTCATCACGTACTGAAGAACTTTCAAAATTAACCAAAGATGACCTTATCGTAGCAATTTGTAAAATGGAAGATCGAGCAGAACAATTATCAAAGAATTTAGATAACGTTGAATTACAAGATAAAAGTCCAAATTTATCTATGAAGCGCAATATCCGAAACCTccaatatgaaaacaaaaagttacAGATTGAAAATGAAGCATTGAAAGCCGTGTTATGTCCGCAACAAAGTGACTTGTAA